In Streptomyces chartreusis, the following proteins share a genomic window:
- a CDS encoding inorganic phosphate transporter: protein MDTFALVVTIAVALFFTYTNGFHDSANAIATSVSTRALTPRAALAMAAVMNLAGAFLGSGVAKTVSEGLIQTPEGSKGMGILFAALVGAITWNLVTWYFGLPSSSSHALFGGMVGAALAGGTTVYWSGVLEKVVIPMFVSPVVGLIAGYLVMTAIMWIFRRSNPHKAKRGFRIAQTVSAAGMALGHGLQDAQKTMGIVVMALVIADVEDYGDPIPVWVKIVCAVMLSLGTYAGGWRIMRTLGRKIIELDPPQGFAAETTGASIMFTTAFLFKAPISTTHVITSAIMGVGATKRVNAVRWGVAKNIVLGWFITMPAAALVAAGAFGVVNLAFL from the coding sequence ATGGACACCTTCGCCCTGGTCGTGACCATCGCGGTCGCGCTCTTCTTCACGTACACCAACGGCTTCCACGATTCGGCGAACGCGATCGCCACGTCCGTGTCGACCCGGGCCCTGACCCCGCGTGCGGCGCTGGCGATGGCCGCGGTGATGAACCTCGCGGGTGCCTTCCTCGGCTCCGGCGTCGCCAAGACGGTCAGTGAGGGCCTGATCCAGACACCCGAGGGCTCGAAGGGGATGGGCATCCTCTTCGCGGCCCTGGTGGGTGCGATCACCTGGAACCTCGTCACCTGGTACTTCGGCCTGCCGTCCTCCTCCTCCCACGCCCTCTTCGGCGGCATGGTGGGCGCGGCGCTGGCCGGCGGCACGACGGTGTACTGGAGCGGCGTCCTGGAAAAGGTCGTCATCCCGATGTTCGTGTCCCCGGTCGTCGGCCTGATCGCGGGCTATCTGGTCATGACGGCGATCATGTGGATCTTCCGCCGCTCCAACCCGCACAAGGCCAAGCGCGGTTTCCGGATAGCCCAGACGGTCTCGGCCGCCGGTATGGCCCTCGGCCACGGCCTCCAGGACGCGCAGAAGACCATGGGCATCGTGGTGATGGCCCTGGTCATCGCCGACGTCGAGGACTACGGCGACCCGATCCCGGTCTGGGTGAAGATCGTCTGCGCCGTCATGCTCTCCCTCGGCACGTACGCCGGCGGCTGGCGCATCATGCGCACCCTCGGCCGCAAGATCATCGAACTGGACCCGCCGCAGGGCTTCGCCGCCGAGACGACCGGCGCGTCGATCATGTTCACCACGGCGTTCCTCTTCAAGGCCCCCATCTCCACGACCCACGTGATCACCTCGGCGATCATGGGCGTCGGCGCAACGAAGCGCGTGAACGCGGTCCGCTGGGGAGTGGCCAAGAACATCGTCCTCGGCTGGTTCATCACGATGCCGGCAGCGGCACTGGTGGCGGCGGGGGCATTCGGGGTTGTGAATCTGGCGTTTCTGTAG
- a CDS encoding DUF47 domain-containing protein, translating to MRFRLTPRETSFYDMFAASADNIVTGSKLLMELLGADTAGRAEIAERMRAAEHAGDDATHAIFHQLNSSFITPFDREDIYNLASCLDDIMDFMEEAVDLVVLYNVEELPKGVEQQIEVLARAADLTAEAMPNLRTMDNLTEYWIEVNRLENQADQIHRKLLAHLFNGKYDAIEVLKLKQIVDVLEEAADAFEHVANTVETIAVKES from the coding sequence GTGCGATTTCGTCTGACCCCCCGGGAGACGAGCTTCTACGACATGTTCGCCGCATCCGCGGACAACATCGTCACGGGCTCGAAGCTCCTGATGGAACTGCTCGGGGCGGACACCGCCGGCCGGGCCGAGATCGCAGAGCGTATGCGGGCCGCGGAACACGCAGGTGACGACGCCACACACGCGATCTTCCACCAGCTGAACTCCTCGTTCATCACGCCGTTCGACCGCGAGGACATCTACAACCTCGCGTCGTGCCTCGACGACATCATGGACTTCATGGAGGAGGCCGTCGACCTGGTCGTCCTCTACAACGTCGAGGAACTCCCCAAGGGCGTCGAGCAGCAGATCGAGGTGCTCGCGCGGGCGGCCGACCTGACGGCCGAGGCGATGCCGAACCTGCGCACGATGGACAACCTCACCGAGTACTGGATCGAGGTCAACCGTCTCGAGAACCAGGCCGACCAGATACATCGCAAGCTTCTCGCCCACCTCTTCAACGGCAAGTACGACGCGATCGAGGTGCTGAAGCTCAAGCAGATCGTGGATGTGCTCGAGGAAGCGGCGGACGCCTTCGAGCACGTGGCGAACACGGTGGAGACCATCGCCGTCAAGGAGTCCTGA
- a CDS encoding metal-sensitive transcriptional regulator has protein sequence MTTTEAGAGTTSAADRGVEPAAAEVVTDRDRGIHGYHKQKDEHLKRLRRIEGQIRGLQRMVDEDVYCIDILTQVSASTKALQSFALQLLEEHLRHCVADAAVKGGAEIDAKVEEATKAIGRLLRT, from the coding sequence ATGACGACCACCGAGGCCGGCGCCGGCACGACCTCCGCCGCAGACCGGGGCGTGGAACCAGCCGCCGCCGAGGTCGTGACTGACCGCGACCGGGGCATCCACGGCTACCACAAGCAGAAGGACGAGCACCTCAAGCGACTGCGCCGTATCGAGGGCCAGATCCGGGGCCTGCAGCGCATGGTCGACGAGGACGTCTACTGCATCGACATACTCACGCAGGTGTCCGCCTCGACCAAGGCCCTGCAGTCCTTCGCCCTCCAGCTGCTGGAGGAGCATCTGCGCCACTGCGTCGCCGACGCGGCCGTCAAGGGCGGTGCGGAGATCGACGCGAAGGTGGAGGAGGCCACGAAGGCGATCGGCCGGCTCCTGCGGACCTGA
- the pstB gene encoding phosphate ABC transporter ATP-binding protein PstB, whose amino-acid sequence MAKRIDVSGLHAYYGSFRAIEDISMTVEPRSVTAFIGPSGCGKSTFLRTLNRMHEVTPGGRVEGKVMLDDENLYGAGVDPVTVRREVGMVFQRPNPFPTMSVYDNVAAGLRLNGSYKKSQLDDIVEKSLKGANLWNEVKDRLNKPGSGLSGGQQQRLCIARAIAVEPKVLLMDEPCSALDPISTLAIEDLIGELKERFTIVIVTHNMQQAARVSDRTAFFNLSAVGQPGKLIEIDDTERIFSNPSVQATEDYISGRFG is encoded by the coding sequence ATGGCCAAGCGAATTGACGTCAGCGGCCTGCACGCCTACTACGGCTCGTTCCGTGCCATCGAGGACATCTCGATGACCGTCGAGCCCCGCTCCGTGACGGCCTTCATCGGCCCGTCCGGCTGCGGCAAGTCCACCTTCCTGCGCACCCTCAACCGCATGCACGAGGTCACCCCCGGCGGCCGGGTCGAGGGCAAGGTCATGCTCGACGACGAGAACCTGTACGGCGCCGGGGTCGACCCGGTCACCGTGCGCCGCGAGGTGGGCATGGTCTTCCAGCGCCCCAACCCGTTCCCGACGATGTCGGTGTACGACAACGTGGCGGCCGGCCTCAGGCTGAACGGCTCGTACAAGAAGTCCCAGCTCGACGACATCGTGGAGAAGTCCCTCAAGGGCGCCAACCTCTGGAACGAGGTGAAGGACCGCCTGAACAAGCCGGGCTCCGGCCTCTCCGGCGGTCAGCAGCAGCGTCTGTGCATCGCCCGCGCCATCGCGGTCGAACCCAAGGTCCTGCTGATGGACGAGCCCTGCTCGGCCCTCGACCCGATCTCGACGCTCGCGATCGAGGACCTGATCGGTGAGCTGAAGGAGCGCTTCACGATCGTCATCGTGACGCACAACATGCAGCAGGCGGCCCGTGTCTCGGACCGCACCGCCTTCTTCAACCTCTCCGCCGTCGGCCAGCCCGGCAAGCTGATCGAGATCGACGACACCGAGCGCATCTTCTCCAACCCGTCGGTCCAGGCCACGGAGGACTACATCTCCGGCCGCTTCGGCTGA
- the pstA gene encoding phosphate ABC transporter permease PstA translates to MSHAAVTAKRPNSLQGGQLPKWAPLAIAAGSLAVSVGLCLATGIESKIQWGLIAAILYIVGTYVISARVENRRQAKDRIATSLVWVAFLLAVVPLASLIWATVVRGIKVLDGYFLSHSMGVVGNSEPGGGVYAAIIGTLEQVGIATLIAAPIGVLTAIYLVEYGRGALARAVTFFVDVMTGIPSIVAGLFILSILLAFNLNFSGFAGALALTILMLPIVVRSTEEMLKLVPNELREASLALGVPKWRTILKVVLPTAIGGITTGIMLAVARIAGETAPVLLVVFGNPFINNNPFEGPQASLPLYIYQQYSLSAGSDAGIDRAWAAALTLIVFVMILNLAARALARWKAPKTGR, encoded by the coding sequence ATGAGCCACGCAGCCGTCACCGCCAAGCGCCCCAACTCCCTTCAGGGCGGCCAACTGCCGAAGTGGGCCCCGCTCGCGATCGCGGCGGGTTCGCTCGCCGTCTCCGTCGGCCTCTGCCTGGCCACCGGGATCGAAAGCAAGATCCAGTGGGGTCTGATCGCCGCGATCCTCTACATCGTCGGTACGTACGTCATCTCGGCGCGCGTCGAGAACCGCCGCCAGGCCAAGGACCGCATCGCGACCTCGCTGGTCTGGGTCGCCTTCCTGCTCGCCGTGGTGCCGCTCGCGTCGCTGATCTGGGCGACCGTCGTACGCGGCATCAAGGTCCTCGACGGATACTTCCTGAGCCACTCGATGGGCGTCGTCGGCAACTCCGAGCCGGGCGGCGGCGTCTACGCCGCCATCATCGGCACCCTGGAGCAGGTCGGCATCGCCACCCTGATCGCCGCGCCGATCGGTGTCCTCACCGCGATCTACCTGGTGGAGTACGGGCGCGGTGCGCTCGCCCGTGCCGTCACCTTCTTCGTCGACGTGATGACCGGTATCCCGTCGATCGTCGCCGGTCTGTTCATCCTCAGCATCCTGCTCGCCTTCAACCTGAACTTCTCCGGCTTCGCCGGCGCGCTCGCGCTGACGATCCTGATGCTGCCGATCGTGGTGCGCTCCACGGAGGAGATGCTCAAGCTCGTCCCGAACGAGCTGCGTGAGGCGTCGCTGGCCCTGGGCGTGCCGAAGTGGCGCACGATCCTGAAGGTGGTCCTGCCGACCGCGATCGGCGGCATCACCACCGGCATCATGCTGGCGGTGGCCCGTATCGCCGGTGAGACCGCGCCCGTGCTGCTGGTGGTGTTCGGCAACCCGTTCATCAACAACAACCCCTTCGAGGGGCCGCAGGCGTCACTGCCGCTGTACATCTACCAGCAGTACTCGCTGAGCGCCGGTTCGGACGCGGGCATCGACCGCGCCTGGGCCGCGGCCCTCACCCTGATCGTCTTCGTGATGATCCTGAACCTGGCGGCCCGGGCTCTCGCCCGCTGGAAGGCCCCCAAGACCGGTCGCTGA
- the pstC gene encoding phosphate ABC transporter permease subunit PstC, whose translation MDITTQDAPPPAPPTDGERKRAARGATRPGDRVFLGLARGSGIFLLVVMAAIAAFLTWRAVIAISDDDGNFLTTFEWNTGTNPPVFGIAVLAYGTIISSIIAMAIAVPIAVAIALFITHYAPRKLGGVIAYVIDLLAAVPSIVYGLWGALILVPHMNGLFSWLNDYFSWTGIFSWDEGPARSMLTVGILLAIMILPIITNVSREVFNQVPQMHEEAALALGATRWEVIRMAVLPFGRSGVISASMLGLGRALGETMAVATVLSPDFLIHLSLLNGGGGTFAQNIAAKFPEADEFGRDALIASGLVLFVITLLVNGAARMIIARRKEYSGANA comes from the coding sequence ATGGACATAACGACACAAGACGCACCTCCCCCCGCGCCCCCGACCGATGGCGAGCGCAAGCGCGCCGCCCGCGGTGCCACCCGCCCCGGAGACCGGGTCTTCCTCGGTCTCGCCCGAGGGTCGGGCATCTTCCTGCTTGTGGTCATGGCCGCGATCGCGGCCTTCCTCACCTGGCGCGCCGTCATCGCCATCAGCGACGACGACGGCAACTTCCTCACGACCTTCGAGTGGAACACCGGCACGAATCCGCCGGTCTTCGGCATCGCGGTCCTGGCCTACGGCACGATCATCTCCTCGATCATCGCCATGGCCATCGCCGTCCCGATCGCCGTCGCCATCGCGCTGTTCATCACCCACTACGCCCCGCGCAAGCTGGGCGGAGTGATCGCGTACGTGATCGACCTGCTCGCCGCCGTGCCGTCCATCGTGTACGGCCTCTGGGGCGCCCTGATCCTCGTACCCCACATGAACGGCCTCTTCAGCTGGCTGAACGACTACTTCAGCTGGACCGGCATCTTCTCCTGGGACGAAGGCCCGGCGCGCTCGATGCTCACCGTCGGGATCCTGCTCGCGATCATGATCCTGCCGATCATCACGAACGTCAGCCGTGAGGTCTTCAACCAGGTCCCGCAGATGCACGAGGAAGCGGCCCTGGCCCTCGGCGCCACGCGCTGGGAGGTCATCCGCATGGCGGTGCTGCCCTTCGGCCGCTCCGGCGTGATCTCCGCCTCGATGCTCGGTCTCGGCCGCGCGCTCGGCGAAACGATGGCCGTCGCCACCGTGCTCTCCCCGGACTTCCTGATCCACCTCAGCCTGCTGAACGGCGGCGGCGGCACCTTCGCCCAGAACATCGCCGCCAAGTTCCCCGAGGCGGACGAGTTCGGCCGTGACGCGCTGATCGCCTCCGGCCTCGTCCTGTTCGTCATCACCCTGCTTGTCAACGGCGCGGCCCGCATGATCATCGCCCGTCGCAAGGAGTACTCGGGGGCCAACGCATGA
- the pstS gene encoding phosphate ABC transporter substrate-binding protein PstS: MKLQRKNRRVLALGALAVSGALALTACGSDDTGNSSGSGDSSASAAAGNIKCDDAKGQLLADGSSAQKNAIDAWVKQFSAACQGVQINYKGGGSGAGVTAFNQGTVAFAGSDSALKPEEVAESKKTACTDGGQGIDLPMVGGAIALAYNVDGVDNLVLDAPTIAKIFSGKIKTWDDAAIKKLNPDAKLPSTKIQAFHRSDESGTTDNFTKYLTAATPDNWKFEGGKAWTAPGGQAASGSSGVAQAVKQTSGAISYMEESYAKDLTSVAIATGASEPVKPSSETATAAIADAKVVGTGKDLSLEINYTTKADGAYPITLVTYEIVCDKGNKAETLPSVKAFLTYIASEEGQGILAENSYAPIPADIISKVRTTVAALS, translated from the coding sequence GTGAAGCTTCAGCGCAAGAACCGGCGCGTCCTCGCTCTCGGCGCTCTCGCCGTCTCCGGCGCCCTGGCCCTCACGGCGTGCGGCTCCGACGACACCGGCAACAGCAGCGGCAGCGGCGACTCGTCCGCGAGCGCCGCGGCCGGCAACATCAAGTGCGACGACGCCAAGGGCCAGCTGCTGGCCGACGGCTCGTCCGCGCAGAAGAACGCGATCGACGCCTGGGTCAAGCAGTTCTCCGCCGCCTGCCAGGGCGTCCAGATCAACTACAAGGGCGGCGGCTCCGGCGCCGGTGTCACCGCGTTCAACCAGGGCACGGTCGCCTTCGCCGGTTCGGACTCCGCGCTGAAGCCCGAAGAGGTCGCCGAGTCCAAGAAGACCGCGTGCACCGACGGCGGCCAGGGCATCGACCTCCCGATGGTCGGCGGCGCCATCGCCCTCGCCTACAACGTCGACGGTGTCGACAACCTCGTCCTGGACGCGCCGACGATCGCCAAGATCTTCAGCGGCAAGATCAAGACCTGGGACGACGCGGCGATCAAGAAGCTGAACCCCGACGCGAAGCTGCCCAGCACCAAGATCCAGGCGTTCCACCGCTCGGACGAGTCCGGCACCACGGACAACTTCACCAAGTACCTGACGGCCGCCACCCCGGACAACTGGAAGTTCGAGGGCGGCAAGGCGTGGACCGCTCCGGGCGGCCAGGCCGCGTCCGGCTCCTCCGGTGTCGCCCAGGCGGTCAAGCAGACCTCCGGCGCCATCAGCTACATGGAGGAGTCCTACGCCAAGGACCTGACCTCGGTCGCCATCGCCACGGGCGCCTCCGAGCCGGTCAAGCCCTCCTCCGAGACCGCCACGGCCGCCATCGCGGACGCCAAGGTCGTCGGCACCGGCAAGGACCTCTCGCTCGAGATCAACTACACCACCAAGGCCGACGGCGCCTACCCGATCACCCTGGTGACGTACGAGATCGTCTGCGACAAGGGCAACAAGGCCGAGACGCTGCCGTCCGTCAAGGCGTTCCTGACCTACATCGCCAGCGAGGAGGGCCAGGGCATTCTCGCCGAGAACTCCTACGCCCCGATCCCCGCCGACATCATCTCCAAGGTCCGCACCACGGTTGCGGCCCTGAGCTGA
- a CDS encoding NUDIX hydrolase, translating to MTSADDLTVQAAGCVLWRRSPVGGELEICLVHRPKYDDWSHPKGKLKRGEDPLVGALREVLEETGHSAEPGAELPTMRYPANGRPKEVRYWAAEAGPGAFAPNAEVDRLLWLSPTAARARLTQPRDRSLVDALLESLRLA from the coding sequence GTGACTTCCGCTGACGACCTCACCGTCCAAGCGGCCGGCTGTGTCCTGTGGCGCCGTTCGCCGGTAGGAGGTGAGCTGGAGATATGCCTGGTCCACCGACCGAAGTACGACGACTGGTCGCACCCGAAGGGCAAGTTGAAACGCGGCGAGGACCCCCTCGTGGGCGCGCTGCGCGAGGTGCTGGAGGAGACGGGGCACTCCGCCGAGCCCGGTGCCGAGCTGCCGACGATGCGATATCCGGCCAACGGCCGGCCCAAGGAGGTCCGCTACTGGGCGGCCGAGGCGGGCCCCGGCGCCTTCGCGCCCAACGCCGAGGTGGACCGTCTGCTGTGGCTCTCGCCCACGGCCGCCCGTGCCCGCCTGACCCAACCGAGGGACCGGTCCCTGGTGGACGCCCTGCTGGAATCGCTGCGGCTGGCATAG
- a CDS encoding CHAD domain-containing protein gives MAQQHLDPTDPMAESACGDALAGYLRAQATEFLRALRLHRETGGDGGAPARTKARAGDNGSQESVDAARALRRSARRISASLHTFRPLLDTDWSEAIRPELAWLSGTLAMEHAYAARLERLLLALHRLSGAAVLPAQTGVPGDSADGSADSRTAGDTGPPAHPAATVERGNLTVGAAKAGALLERQLTLARTRAHSSALQALGSSRFHAVADNIAVLASEVPLTPAAATADLRPLAGAAEERLTDAVAALPLVTAGNPYNAEALIHGLSPDPAPHPQDAPWHQVRLLLRLHRYAREVLHGDSAPVDVRLLAAGQALNRHRDASEAAAAAAQAARTPRIAPATAYALGVLHADQRHEVEAARFAFQQSWQMQTVGTP, from the coding sequence GTGGCACAGCAACACCTTGATCCGACGGACCCCATGGCCGAATCTGCGTGCGGGGACGCCCTCGCCGGCTACCTGCGCGCCCAGGCCACGGAGTTCCTGCGAGCCCTGCGCCTGCACCGGGAGACCGGCGGCGACGGAGGTGCCCCGGCTCGCACCAAGGCGCGCGCCGGGGACAACGGCTCGCAGGAGTCCGTCGACGCGGCACGGGCGCTGCGGCGCTCGGCCCGCCGTATCAGCGCCAGCCTGCACACGTTCCGCCCGCTGCTGGACACCGACTGGTCGGAGGCCATCCGCCCCGAACTGGCCTGGCTGTCCGGCACGCTGGCGATGGAGCACGCCTACGCGGCCCGCCTGGAGCGCCTGCTGCTGGCACTGCACCGGCTGTCGGGGGCGGCGGTACTGCCGGCACAGACGGGCGTGCCCGGCGACTCGGCCGACGGGTCCGCGGACAGCCGTACCGCCGGCGACACCGGTCCCCCCGCCCACCCGGCGGCCACCGTGGAGCGCGGCAACCTCACGGTGGGCGCCGCCAAAGCGGGCGCCCTCCTCGAACGCCAGCTGACCCTCGCCCGGACCCGCGCCCACTCCAGCGCCCTCCAGGCCCTCGGCTCCTCCCGCTTCCACGCCGTCGCCGACAACATCGCCGTACTGGCCAGCGAGGTCCCGCTCACCCCGGCCGCGGCCACCGCCGACCTGCGCCCCCTCGCGGGCGCGGCCGAGGAGCGGCTCACCGACGCGGTGGCGGCGCTGCCGCTGGTGACCGCGGGCAACCCGTACAACGCCGAGGCCCTGATCCACGGCCTCTCCCCCGACCCGGCGCCGCATCCGCAGGACGCGCCCTGGCACCAGGTCCGCCTCCTGCTGCGCCTGCACCGCTACGCCCGTGAGGTCCTGCACGGCGACTCGGCGCCGGTGGACGTACGGCTGCTGGCGGCCGGCCAGGCCCTGAACCGGCACCGTGACGCCTCCGAGGCGGCGGCCGCCGCGGCCCAGGCCGCCCGCACCCCGCGCATCGCCCCCGCCACGGCGTACGCCCTCGGCGTGCTGCACGCCGACCAGCGGCACGAGGTGGAGGCGGCGCGGTTCGCGTTCCAGCAGTCCTGGCAGATGCAGACCGTGGGCACGCCTTAG
- a CDS encoding RNA degradosome polyphosphate kinase, producing MSQSSNAQAKVQHAQPSVGSIAAHRPHTVTSAVVSDLEPDIDADLDAYEVTEIEGVQLPQGRFLDRERSWLAFNERVLELAEDPNTPLLERANFLAIFASNLDEFFMVRVAGLKRRIATGVATRSASGLQPREVLEMIWARSRELMARHAACYHEDVAPALAEESIHLVRWNELTEKEQARLFTLFRHQIFPVLTPLAVDPAHPFPYISGLSLNLAVRVRNPVTGTPHFARVKVPPLLSRFLEASPGRFVPLEDVIAAHLEELFPGMEVLEHHAFRVTRNEDLEVEEDDAENLLQALEKELMRRRFGPPVRLEVEENINQEVLDLLVRELKISEAEVYPLTGPLDLTGLFRIASIDRPELKYPKFVAGTHRDLAEVESASAPDIFAALRNRDVLLHHPYDSFSTSVQAFLEQAADDPDVLAIKQTLYRTSGDSPIVNALIDAAEAGKQVLVLVEIKARFDEHANIKWARKLEEAGCHVVYGLVGLKTHCKLSLVVRQEGETLRRYSHVGTGNYHPKTARLYEDLGLLTADPQVGADLSDLFNRLSGYSRRETYRRLLVAPKSLRDGLIARINKEVQHHRAGRPAYVRIKVNSIVDEALIDACYAASQAGVPVDIWVRGICAIRPGVAGLSENIRVRSVLGRFLEHSRVFGFGNGGEPEVWIGSADMMHRNLDRRIEALVRVTDPAHRAALNRLLETGMSDTTASWHLGPDGEWTRHATDAEGQPLRNVQEMLIDARRRRRGTATP from the coding sequence ATGAGCCAGTCCTCCAACGCCCAGGCCAAGGTCCAGCACGCGCAGCCCTCCGTGGGTTCCATAGCTGCGCACCGCCCGCACACGGTCACCTCGGCGGTCGTCTCCGATCTGGAACCCGACATCGACGCCGATCTCGATGCCTACGAGGTCACCGAGATCGAAGGTGTCCAGCTGCCCCAGGGCCGGTTCCTGGACCGGGAGCGCAGCTGGCTCGCGTTCAACGAGCGCGTGCTCGAACTCGCCGAGGACCCGAACACCCCGCTCCTGGAGCGGGCCAACTTCCTGGCGATCTTCGCCAGCAACCTGGACGAGTTCTTCATGGTCCGCGTGGCCGGACTGAAGCGCCGTATCGCCACCGGTGTCGCCACCCGGTCCGCGTCCGGCCTCCAGCCCCGCGAGGTCCTGGAGATGATCTGGGCCCGCTCGCGCGAGCTGATGGCCCGGCACGCCGCGTGCTACCACGAGGACGTCGCCCCCGCGCTCGCCGAGGAGAGCATCCACCTCGTCCGCTGGAACGAGCTGACGGAGAAGGAGCAGGCCCGCCTCTTCACGCTGTTCCGGCACCAGATCTTCCCGGTGCTGACGCCGCTGGCCGTCGACCCGGCGCACCCGTTCCCGTACATCTCCGGCCTGTCGCTGAACCTGGCCGTGCGCGTACGGAACCCCGTCACCGGCACGCCGCACTTCGCCCGCGTGAAGGTGCCGCCGCTGCTCTCCCGCTTCCTGGAGGCCTCCCCCGGCCGGTTCGTCCCGCTGGAGGACGTGATCGCCGCGCACCTGGAGGAGCTCTTCCCGGGCATGGAGGTGCTGGAGCACCACGCCTTCCGGGTCACCCGCAACGAGGACCTGGAGGTGGAGGAGGACGACGCCGAGAACCTCCTCCAGGCCCTGGAGAAGGAGCTCATGCGGCGCCGCTTCGGCCCGCCGGTGCGCCTGGAGGTCGAGGAGAACATCAACCAGGAGGTCCTGGACCTGCTGGTGCGCGAGCTGAAGATCAGCGAGGCCGAGGTCTACCCGCTGACCGGCCCCCTGGACCTCACGGGCCTCTTCCGCATCGCCTCCATCGACCGGCCCGAGCTGAAGTACCCGAAGTTCGTCGCGGGCACCCATCGCGATCTCGCCGAGGTCGAGTCGGCGTCCGCGCCGGACATCTTCGCGGCGCTGCGCAACCGGGACGTGCTGCTGCACCACCCCTACGACTCGTTCTCCACGTCCGTGCAGGCGTTCCTGGAGCAGGCCGCCGACGACCCGGACGTCCTCGCGATCAAGCAGACCCTGTACCGGACCTCCGGCGACTCCCCCATAGTCAACGCGCTCATCGACGCCGCCGAGGCCGGCAAGCAGGTCCTGGTGCTGGTCGAGATCAAGGCCCGCTTCGACGAGCACGCCAACATCAAGTGGGCGCGCAAGCTGGAGGAGGCCGGCTGCCATGTCGTCTACGGCCTCGTCGGCCTGAAGACGCACTGCAAGCTGTCGCTGGTGGTCCGCCAGGAGGGCGAGACGCTGCGGCGCTACAGCCACGTCGGCACCGGCAACTACCACCCGAAGACGGCACGGCTGTACGAGGACCTGGGCCTGCTGACCGCCGACCCGCAGGTGGGCGCGGACCTGTCCGACCTGTTCAACCGGCTGTCCGGCTACTCGCGGCGGGAGACCTACCGGCGGCTGCTGGTCGCCCCGAAGTCCCTGCGCGACGGCCTGATCGCGCGGATCAACAAGGAGGTCCAGCACCACCGTGCCGGGCGTCCCGCCTACGTCCGCATCAAGGTCAACTCCATCGTCGACGAGGCGCTCATCGACGCCTGCTACGCCGCGTCCCAGGCGGGCGTGCCGGTCGACATCTGGGTCCGCGGAATCTGCGCGATCCGCCCGGGCGTGGCCGGACTGTCGGAGAACATCCGTGTCCGCTCCGTCCTCGGCCGCTTCCTCGAACACTCCCGGGTCTTCGGCTTCGGCAACGGCGGCGAACCCGAGGTGTGGATAGGCAGCGCCGACATGATGCACCGCAACCTCGACCGCCGTATCGAGGCCCTGGTCAGGGTCACCGACCCGGCCCACCGTGCCGCACTGAACCGGCTCCTGGAGACCGGTATGTCCGACACCACCGCGTCCTGGCACCTGGGGCCGGACGGCGAGTGGACCAGGCACGCGACGGACGCGGAGGGCCAGCCCCTGCGCAACGTCCAGGAGATGCTCATAGACGCCCGGAGGCGCCGGCGTGGCACAGCAACACCTTGA